The Bacteroides fragilis NCTC 9343 genome includes the window TACTTGTTACGCTTATTGTTGACTCCGCCATATAAGCGACCAATTCTTCCGGAGAAAGAATAATAGTGTCCGTCTTTTCCATCGCTACCAGTTTTTAGAGTTCGGTTTACGGCGATGGGAGGCGAGCAAGGACTCATTCTCGTCCTCGAAACTTTGCGGAACCGGATTCTTCCGGGAAGATTCCAGCCATCTATCCAGTTCGTCACGATAGATGTAGAGATGCTTTCCTTGTTTTATAACCGGAATATCGTCCTTCTTGACCTTGTAATAAAAGGTCGACAACGGCATTTTAAGATAGTTGCAAGCCTCCTGTACGGTCATGGGGACGTGCGTGTTCTCTTTGGTTTCGTACTGCTTGGAAAGTTTCTCCGTAAGCAGGCTTTCCATACTTGCGATTCTGTCGCATAGTTCGCCTACCACAGTCGGCAGGTCGTTGAATGTCAGTTGGTCTTTTTCCATATTATGACTATTTTAATCGTTTAACATGCTGCGAACCAACTCAATGAAACCTTGCAGAACAATACAGACCGGATTAATTATTTCGTCTGCATACTTTTTTTTATTGCGAGTCATCATTATCTACATCTAAATGGAAGCGATAGTCGCCTTTATCTGGTACATCAATGGGAATCTGGCTTGGAACATTATCCCGTAAATTGAGTCTGAGATATTCAAGGGTCGCGTTTACGAGTTCGTATGGAAATGATTTCTTGATAAAAACGGCTCTTTTCGCTAAGGGCACTCCCAAGCGTTCACCGACATTCCATGCCAAATGGCGAAGCCCAGGCGACCTCAGCGGATTGTCTATATTGGAACGAATCGGTTTATATGATTCAGGTTGATCGTAAGCCATATACTCTATATTGAAAATAAGGGTGGCAATATCCTCTTTGGAGAGATAGGGGGCAGTCTTGACGGTTACATATTCCCGAATCGCATCCATAATTTCCACTTGCCTTTCAATCTCTTTCTTTTTTAGTTCCACCAATATGGAATCATATTTATTCAAATGAGAA containing:
- a CDS encoding helix-turn-helix domain-containing protein is translated as MEKDQLTFNDLPTVVGELCDRIASMESLLTEKLSKQYETKENTHVPMTVQEACNYLKMPLSTFYYKVKKDDIPVIKQGKHLYIYRDELDRWLESSRKNPVPQSFEDENESLLASHRRKPNSKNW